A single Brassica rapa cultivar Chiifu-401-42 chromosome A04, CAAS_Brap_v3.01, whole genome shotgun sequence DNA region contains:
- the LOC103849205 gene encoding glutamine synthetase, chloroplastic: MAQILAASPTCQMRLTKPSSIASSKLWNSVVLKQKKQSSSKVRSFKVMALQSDNSTINRVESLLNLDTKPFTDRIIAEYIWIGGSGIDLRSKSRTLEKPVEDPSELPKWNYDGSSTGQAPGEDSEVILYPQAIFRDPFRGGNNILVICDTYTPAGEPIPTNKRARAAEIFSNKKVNEEIPWFGIEQEYTLLQPNVNWPLGWPVGAYPGPQGPYYCGVGAEKSWGRDISDAHYKACLYAGINISGTNGEVMPGQWEFQVGPSVGIEAGDHVWCARYLLERITEQAGVVLTLDPKPIEGDWNGAGCHTNYSTKSMREDGGFEVIKKAILNLSLRHMEHISAYGEGNERRLTGKHETASIDQFSWGVANRGCSIRVGRDTEKKGKGYLEDRRPASNMDPYIVTSLLAETTLLWEPTLEAEALAAQKLSLKV, from the exons ATGGCGCAGATCTTGGCAGCCTCTCCAACATGTCAAATGAGATTGACTAAACCCAGCTCCATTGCATCGTCAAAGTTATGGAACTCGGTTGTGTTGAAACAGAAGAAACAGAGCAGCAGCAAAGTCAGAAGCTTCAAAGTGATGGCTCTCCAATCTGATAACAGCACAATCAACAGAGTTGAGAGTCTTCTCAATCTAGACACCAAACCTTTCACTGACCGGATCATCGCTGAGTACATCTG gaTTGGCGGATCTGGAATTGACCTTAGGAGCAAGTCAAGG ACGCTTGAAAAGCCCGTGGAAGATCCTTCTGAACTTCCCAAGTGGAACTATGATGGTTCAAGTACCGGACAAGCACCTGGTGAAGATAGTGAAGTGATTCTCTA TCCGCAAGCTATCTTCAGGGATCCTTTCCGTGGAGGCAATAACATATTG GTTATCTGTGATACCTACACACCAGCTGGTGAGCCAATTCCAACAAACAAACGTGCAAGAGCTGCTGAGATTTTCAGCAACAAGAAGGTCAATGAAGAGATTCCATG GTTTGGCATTGAACAAGAGTATACTTTACTTCAGCCAAACGTGAACTGGCCTTTGGGTTGGCCCGTTGGAGCGTATCCTGGTCCCCAG GGTCCTTACTACTGTGGAGTTGGAGCTGAAAAGTCTTGGGGCCGTGACATTTCAGATGCTCATTACAAAGCTTGTTTATATGCTGGAATTAACATCAGTGGTACTAATGGTGAAGTTATGCCAGGACAG TGGGAATTCCAAGTTGGCCCGAGCGTAGGAATCGAAGCAGGTGATCACGTTTGGTGTGCTAGATACCTTCTTGAG AGAATCACAGAACAAGCTGGTGTTGTCCTAACACTTGATCCCAAACCGATTGAGGGTGACTGGAACGGTGCTGGTTGCCATACCAATTACAGCACAAAGAGCATGAGAGAGGACGGAGGATTTGAGGTGATTAAAAAGGCAATCTTGAACCTCTCGCTTCGTCACATGGAGCACATCAGTGCCTACGGTGAAGGCAATGAGAGAAGGTTGACCGGAAAGCACGAGACAGCCAGTATCGACCAATTCTCATGG GGAGTGGCTAACCGTGGATGCTCAATTCGTGTGGGACGTGATACCGAGAAGAAAGGAAAAG GTTACTTGGAAGATCGGCGTCCAGCGTCTAACATGGATCCATACATTGTGACTTCACTGTTGGCAGAGACCACACTTCTCTGGGAGCCAACCCTTGAGGCTGAAGCACTTGCTGCTCAGAAGCTTTCTTtaaaagtttaa